The Fusarium oxysporum Fo47 chromosome II, complete sequence genome includes a region encoding these proteins:
- a CDS encoding uncharacterized protein (expressed protein) encodes MAGRDDRIGRRPAGSSPSELFPDRVSLRRDESSHSKDADHDRGRGGGKGGGLPYGKHSKPPLERSSSRRSTNASDRGSILTATAGQRATKVEGLPLVVDLLGDAACLRMQHNQADNKLKRTLADWKRSAAKTPEYSSVDEMQRQAVQKCENEKNNLKQKLRELHPTLCDTLDSLFKQYVQDQASIGPNTQQGADSLPTKVQGSPAELQPQSLEPHQSTKAWMENCLQIELNKFKNSLPSAQGPDNSEIRKLVDSLQNEKKKTQLLENKVEEGRQQHQLLEEKLSRLEQKLDGVSTTMEERIAAKKRTRYRLYQKSV; translated from the exons ATGGCTGGTAGAGACGATCGGATCGGTCGCCGACCAGCCGGTAGCTCCCCATCAGAATTATTCCCCGACCGTGTCTCACTCCGCCGAGATGAATCGTCTCATTCCAAAGATGCAGACCACGATCGAGGGAGGGGCGGTGGGAAGGGGGGAGGATTGCCTTACGGTAAACATAGCAAACCACCTTTGGagagatcttcttccagGAGGTCAACGAATGCTAGTGATCGCG GTTCAATATTGACCGCTACAGCCGGGCAGCGCGCCACGAAAGTTGAAGGCCTGCCACTTGTAGTAGACCTGCTCGGCGATGCAGCCTGTCTACGCATGCAACACAACCAAGCTGATAACAAGCTTAAGAGAACATTAGCTGACTGGAAACGGTCGGCTGCTAAAACTCCTGAATATTCTTCTGTTGACGAGATGCAACGTCAGGCTGTCCAAAAATGCGAGAACGAAAAGAACAATCTTAAGCAAAAACTCAGAGAGCTGCACCCAACGCTGTGTGATACTCTCGATTCGTTATTCAAGCAATACGTGCAAGATCAGGCTTCCATAGGACCCAACACCCAACAAGGAGCAGATTCTTTGCCGACGAAGGTCCAGGGCTCCCCAGCAGAGCTTCAGCCACAATCACTGGAACCGCACCAGTCAACCAAGGCATGGATGGAAAATTGTTTACAGATTGAGCTGAATAAATTCAAAAACTCCTTACCAAGCGCTCAGGGACCCGATAATAGCGAGATCCGGAAACTGGTGGACAGCCTTcagaacgagaagaagaaaactCAACTTCTGGAAAATAAAGTCGAAGAAGGTCGACAGCAACACCAATTGCTGGAAGAGAAGCTCAGCCGGCTCGAGCAGAAGCTCGATGGCGTCAGCACCACGATGGAAGAAAGGATAGCCGCCAAAAAGA GGACGCGCTATAGACTTTATCAAAAGTCAGTTTGA
- a CDS encoding class I glutamine amidotransferase-like protein: protein MIMKFSISLLSGLSLLNFSSASTITRPKAHVPYYSRDAEPTCITPGIVPNITGSQIRNVGVILFQALDMIDVFGPLDPLQILSLTVQQLNLHLIAETLEPVSTAPLAMNKFNSSFFPTIPPTNTFNDDLDLDLLIVPGGPGARNPNLQAVTDYIAKMYPKVKMLMTICTGAGVAARSGVLDEHLATTNKNAWATMKEMGPRVNWVSPARYVIDGKVWSSSGVTSGLDLMFAFIGTFWGAEQSERIASIIEHVPRVATDDPFSKHFNITLTDAQPCP from the exons ATGATCATGAAGTTCTCAATTTCTCTTCTCAGCGGCCTCAGCCTCTTGAATTTCAGCTCTGCCTCAACTATTACTAGGCCCAAAGCCCATGTTCCTTACTATTCGCGCGATGCTGAGCCAACCTGTATAACTCCAGGTATCGTTCCCAACATTACGGGCTCTCAAATCCGCAACGTTGGAGTTATTCTCTTCCAGGCTCTCGACATGATCGATGTTTTCGGTCCTCTAGATCCTCTCCAGATCCTCTCGCTCACCGTCCAGCAGCTCAATCTTCACCTCATCGCTGAGACGCTTGAACCTGTTAGCACAGCCCCTTTGGCCATGAACAAGTTCAACTCGAGCTTCTTTCCAACGATCCCCCCAACCAATACATTTAACGACGACCTGGATCTTGATCTACTTATTGTTCCTGGCGGCCCTGGCGCGAGGAACCCGAATCTTCAGGCTGTTACGGATTACATTGCAAAGATGTATCCTAAGGTTAAGATGCTGATGACTATCTGCACTGGTGCTGGCGTTGCAGCTAGATCGGGTGTTTTGGATGAGCATTTAGCAACGACGAACAAGAACGCCTGGGCGACTATGAAGGAGATGGGTCCCAGAGTGAACTGGGTATCTCCCGCTCGTTATGTCATCGATGGTAAAGTCTGGTCTTCCTCAGGC GTCACTTCTGGGCTGGATCTCATGTTTGCCTTTATCGGTACTTTCTGGGGTGCAGAACAGTCCGAGCGTATTGCGAGTATTATTGAGCATGTTCCTCGTGTTGCGACTGATGACCCCTTCTCGAAGCACTTTAATATTACGCTCACTGATGCTCAGCCCTGCCCATAG
- a CDS encoding TIP49 C-terminus-domain-containing protein, translated as MAAPVMTVSESKDLRGLNLIAAHSHIRGLGVDATTLEPRAASQGLVGQEKARKAAAVILQMIKDGKIAGRAVLIAGPPSTGKTAIAMGMAQSLGPDVPFTTLASSEIFSLEMSKTEALTQAFRKSIGVRIKEESEIMEGEVVEIQIDRSVTGSAKQGKLTIKTTDMEAVYDMGSKMIDAMTKERVMAGDIISIDKSSGKITKLGRSYARSRDYDAMGVDTKFLQCPDGELQKRKEVVHTVTLHEIDVINSRTQGFLALFSGDTGEIRSEIRDQINTKVGEWKEEGKAEIVPGVLFIDEVHMLDIECFSYINRALEDDLAPVVIMASNRGNSRIRGTDYRSPHGLPLDFLDRVVIINTHAYNPEEIKQILSIRAQEEEIDVHPDALALLTKIGQEAGLRYASNLISTSQLVSAKRKAKQVEVGDVQRSFQLFYDPARSVKFVAESEKRLIGNTGAVDFAVGGAASNGDEKMDLS; from the exons ATGGCTGCT CCTGTGATGACCGTGTCAGAGTCCAAAGACCTTCGAGGTCTGAACCTGATCGCAGCACACTCCCACATTCGAGGCCTTGGTGTGGATGCAACAACCCTTGagcctcgagctgcttctcaaggtcTCGTTGGACAGGAGAAGGCGCGaaaggctgctgctgtcatCTTGCAGATGATCAAGGATGGAAAGATTGCTGGTCGTGCTGTTCTCATTGCTGGACCCCCTAG CACAGGAAAAACTGCCATCGCCATGGGTATGGCTCAGTCCCTAGGCCCCGACGTTCCTTTCACAACACTTGCCTCATCAGAAATCTTTTCGCTCGAAATGTCAAAGACCGAAGCCCTTACCCAAGCCTTCCGGAAGTCCATCGGTGTCCGAATAAAGGAGGAGAGCGAAATCATGGAGggagaagttgttgagaTCCAGATCGACCGCAGTGTTACTGGTAGCGCAAAGCAGGGAAAGCTAACCATTAAGACCACCGACATGGAGGCAGTCTACGATATGGGTAGCAAGATGATCGATGCCATGACCAAGGAACGCGTTATGGCAGGCGATATTATCTCGATAGACAAGTCTTCTGGAAAGATCACCAAACTCGGCCGATCCTATGCCCGATCTCGCGACTATGATGCCATGGGTGTCGATACCAAATTCCTCCAGTGCCCGGATGGAGAGCTCCAAAAGCGCAAGGAGGTTGTTCACACCGTCACATTACACGAGATTGATGTAATCAACTCAAGAACCCAGGGCTTCCTTGCTCTCTTCTCCGGCGATACCGGCGAAATCCGCAGCGAGATCCGAGATCAGATTAACACAAAGGTCGGCGAGTGGAAGGAGGAGGGCAAGGCCGAGATTGTTCCTGGTGTCTTGTTCATTGATGAAGTGCATATGCTCGATATCGAGTGCTTTTCATACATCAACCGAGCTCTTGAGGACGACCTTGCTCCTGTGGTCATTATGGCCAGCAACCGAGGCAACTCCCGCATCCGCGGTACTGACTACCGCAGTCCTCATGGACTGcctctcgacttcttggacCGAGTCGTTATCATCAACACACACGCATATAACCCTGAGGAGATCAAGCAGATTCTGTCCATCcgagcccaagaagaagagatcgatGTGCATCCCGACGCTCTCGCCCTTCTCACAAAGATCGGCCAGGAGGCAGGTCTCCGATACGCCAGTAACCTCATCAGCACTTCGCAACTTGTTTCTGCCAAGAGAAAAGCTAAGCAAGTCGAAGTTGGTGATGTGCAACGCAGCTTCCAGCTCTTCTATGATCCCGCCCGCAGCGTCAAGTTCGTGGCTGAGTCAGAGAAGCGCCTGATCGGCAACACAGGTGCAGTCGACTTCGCAGTAGGCGGAGCGGCCAGCAACGGCGATGAGAAAATGGatcttagttaa